In Alteromonas naphthalenivorans, one DNA window encodes the following:
- the ileS gene encoding isoleucine--tRNA ligase — MSDYKATLNLPETAFPMRGNLAQREPKMLKDWQEKGVYTKIREAKKGKKPFILHDGPPYANGDIHIGHAVNKILKDIIVKSKTLSDFDSPYVPGWDCHGLPIELMVEKKVGKPGKKVTAAEFRQKCREYAQRQIDGQMADFKRLGVFGTWDNPYKTMDFRSEADIIRALGKVVESGHLEKGFKPVHWCTDCGSALAEAEVEYQDKISPAIDVKFPVADVDAIAAAFGVSSEDLTAHKAGVVIWTTTPWTLPANRAISLHPELTYAIVEITSTNEWLVVAQDLLESCMTRYGIEEYREVATCVGSSLDKLLVNHPFLDLKVPLILGEHVTTESGTGCVHTAPAHGVDDFNVGKQYDIEVYNPVGNNGVYLENTPLFAGQFVFKANDTIVETVKEHGNLVLNVKYEHSYPHCWRHKTPIIFRATPQWFISMDKKGLRAESIEQIKQTKWIPEWGENRIQKMVEGRPDWCISRQRTWGVPIPLYVHKLTGELHPESVALMEKVAAEVETKGIQAWWDIDDAALLGSEADNYDKVTDTLDVWFDSGVTHYFVVDQREDIPASADLYLEGSDQHRGWFMSSLMTSTAMHGHAPYKEVLTHGFTVDAHGRKMSKSVGNVVAPQEVTNKLGADILRLWVASTDYRGEIAVSDEILKRAADAYRRLRNTSRFLLANLNGFVPEDALPEDEMVALDRWIVARAKALQEELVEAFEKYDLLVVTQKLMHFCSIELGSFYLDVIKDRQYTAKSDGNARRSCQTALYHIMEALVRWMAPITSFTAQEIWEALPGERSEFVFTETWYEGFNSFTQSDVFNDELWHQVLSVKDAANQAMEQARKDGQLGGSLEAKIDLYATESLFNTLASLEDELRFVLITSAVNLTKVEGAPDNAAATDVEGLWLSVNKASGDKCVRCWHHREDVGTHKGHEELCGRCVTNIDGEGETRQYA; from the coding sequence ATGAGTGATTATAAAGCCACATTAAACCTACCCGAAACCGCCTTTCCTATGCGCGGCAACCTTGCTCAGCGTGAGCCTAAAATGCTTAAAGACTGGCAGGAAAAAGGGGTATACACAAAGATTAGAGAAGCGAAGAAAGGTAAGAAGCCTTTCATTCTTCATGATGGCCCTCCGTACGCAAACGGCGATATTCATATTGGTCACGCAGTAAATAAAATTCTTAAAGACATTATTGTTAAGTCAAAAACACTGTCAGATTTCGACTCGCCGTATGTGCCGGGTTGGGACTGTCACGGTTTGCCTATTGAATTGATGGTAGAGAAGAAAGTGGGTAAGCCGGGCAAAAAAGTGACGGCTGCTGAGTTTCGCCAAAAGTGCCGCGAATACGCACAACGTCAAATTGATGGCCAAATGGCTGACTTTAAACGTCTTGGTGTATTCGGTACCTGGGACAATCCTTATAAAACCATGGATTTTCGCTCAGAAGCCGACATTATTCGCGCACTGGGTAAAGTGGTTGAATCGGGCCACTTAGAGAAAGGCTTCAAGCCAGTTCATTGGTGTACAGACTGTGGTTCTGCGTTGGCAGAAGCAGAAGTAGAATACCAAGACAAAATTTCACCTGCTATTGATGTGAAATTCCCTGTTGCTGATGTAGACGCTATTGCGGCTGCGTTTGGTGTAAGTAGTGAAGACTTAACCGCGCACAAAGCGGGCGTGGTTATCTGGACAACGACCCCGTGGACGCTGCCTGCCAACCGCGCCATCAGCTTGCACCCAGAATTAACCTACGCGATTGTAGAAATCACGTCGACCAACGAATGGTTAGTGGTTGCGCAAGATTTGCTTGAAAGCTGCATGACGCGCTACGGTATTGAAGAGTATCGTGAAGTAGCGACCTGTGTAGGTTCAAGCTTAGATAAACTGCTAGTTAATCATCCGTTCTTAGATTTAAAAGTACCGCTAATTTTGGGTGAGCACGTTACCACTGAATCAGGTACAGGTTGTGTTCACACCGCGCCTGCTCACGGTGTTGACGATTTCAATGTAGGTAAACAATACGACATTGAAGTGTACAACCCAGTCGGTAACAATGGTGTGTATTTAGAAAACACGCCTTTATTTGCCGGCCAGTTCGTATTTAAAGCCAATGATACCATTGTTGAAACGGTAAAAGAGCACGGTAACCTTGTGCTTAACGTGAAATATGAGCACAGTTACCCGCATTGCTGGCGCCATAAAACGCCTATCATTTTCCGTGCTACGCCGCAGTGGTTTATCAGCATGGATAAAAAAGGCTTACGTGCTGAGTCAATCGAACAAATCAAACAAACTAAGTGGATCCCAGAGTGGGGCGAAAACCGCATCCAGAAAATGGTAGAAGGTCGTCCAGACTGGTGTATTTCTCGCCAGCGTACATGGGGCGTTCCTATTCCTTTGTACGTGCACAAACTTACCGGTGAACTTCACCCTGAGTCAGTTGCACTTATGGAAAAAGTGGCCGCTGAGGTGGAAACTAAAGGTATTCAAGCCTGGTGGGATATCGATGATGCTGCACTACTAGGTAGCGAAGCCGATAACTACGACAAAGTCACCGATACCCTAGATGTATGGTTCGACTCAGGTGTCACGCACTACTTTGTGGTTGACCAACGTGAAGACATTCCCGCTAGCGCCGATTTGTACCTAGAAGGGTCAGACCAACATCGTGGTTGGTTTATGTCATCGCTAATGACGTCTACCGCCATGCATGGCCACGCACCCTATAAAGAAGTGTTAACTCATGGCTTTACCGTAGATGCTCACGGCAGAAAGATGTCGAAGTCGGTAGGTAACGTAGTTGCACCGCAAGAAGTGACGAACAAACTAGGCGCAGACATTCTTCGCTTATGGGTTGCGTCTACTGATTACCGCGGTGAAATTGCGGTGTCTGATGAAATTTTAAAACGTGCTGCTGATGCATATCGTCGTTTACGTAACACGTCACGTTTCTTACTAGCAAACCTTAATGGCTTTGTGCCAGAAGATGCTTTGCCAGAAGACGAGATGGTGGCACTAGACCGCTGGATTGTGGCGCGTGCGAAAGCACTACAAGAAGAACTTGTTGAAGCGTTTGAAAAGTACGATTTGTTAGTCGTTACGCAAAAGCTGATGCACTTCTGTTCCATCGAGTTAGGTTCATTCTACCTAGATGTTATTAAAGACAGACAGTACACGGCAAAATCTGACGGCAATGCACGCCGCTCTTGTCAAACTGCGCTTTACCATATTATGGAAGCGTTAGTTCGTTGGATGGCACCCATCACAAGCTTTACGGCGCAAGAGATTTGGGAAGCTTTACCGGGCGAGCGTAGTGAATTTGTATTTACCGAAACCTGGTACGAAGGCTTTAACAGCTTCACGCAAAGTGACGTATTTAACGACGAACTATGGCATCAGGTATTAAGCGTAAAAGACGCTGCAAACCAAGCCATGGAACAAGCGCGTAAAGACGGTCAGTTAGGCGGTTCGTTAGAAGCTAAGATTGACTTGTATGCTACAGAGTCTTTGTTTAACACCTTGGCTTCACTTGAAGATGAACTGCGCTTTGTATTGATTACATCAGCAGTGAACCTGACAAAAGTAGAAGGCGCACCAGACAATGCTGCGGCTACCGATGTTGAAGGTTTATGGTTAAGTGTAAACAAAGCAAGCGGCGACAAATGTGTTCGCTGTTGGCACCATCGCGAAGATGTTGGCACCCATAAGGGACACGAAGAATTATGTGGCCGTTGTGTAACCAACATTGATGGCGAAGGGGAAACGCGTCAGTATGCTTAA
- the lspA gene encoding signal peptidase II: MLNTTADTKPKLFSETGLRFLWITLIAFALDQVTKYAVLGGMSLYQSIEVLPFFNLTYVHNYGAAFSFLDSAGGWQRWFFTAIATVVSVVILWWLKQSPKNQTLLPVAFSFILGGALGNVYDRLVHGYVIDFLDFHVNNMHWPAFNIADSAIFIGAALLIIDMFKNGEKHKSADSTSTSKQ; this comes from the coding sequence ATGCTTAATACTACGGCGGATACCAAGCCTAAGTTATTCAGTGAAACCGGTTTACGGTTTCTCTGGATAACCCTAATTGCATTTGCGCTAGATCAGGTTACCAAATATGCAGTGTTAGGCGGTATGTCACTTTATCAATCGATAGAGGTATTACCGTTTTTCAATTTAACCTACGTACACAATTACGGCGCGGCATTTAGCTTTCTTGATAGTGCCGGTGGCTGGCAGCGATGGTTTTTTACTGCCATCGCTACTGTCGTCAGTGTGGTTATTTTATGGTGGTTAAAACAATCACCCAAAAATCAGACCTTATTGCCTGTCGCCTTTTCTTTTATTTTGGGTGGCGCGCTAGGTAATGTTTACGACCGTTTAGTGCATGGATATGTTATCGATTTCCTCGATTTTCATGTAAACAACATGCACTGGCCTGCCTTCAATATTGCCGATAGCGCGATATTTATTGGTGCAGCCCTATTAATTATTGATATGTTCAAGAACGGCGAGAAACATAAAAGCGCCGATTCAACCAGCACGTCAAAGCAGTAA
- the fkpB gene encoding FKBP-type peptidyl-prolyl cis-trans isomerase, protein MTDNLIIGSDSEVILHFDLKLEDGSAADSTRVNNKPAKMVMGDGSLTPNFEACLLGLQKGEKKSFTLAANDAFGEPNPNNIHYMDRSRFGADLEIQEGAILAFSQPDGSEIPGIIRSVAGDSITVDFNHPLAGQTVIFDVEIVDVKVAPAPTSKGDQ, encoded by the coding sequence ATGACCGACAACCTAATTATTGGTTCTGACAGCGAAGTTATTCTTCACTTTGACTTAAAACTTGAAGATGGCTCAGCCGCTGACAGCACCCGCGTAAATAATAAGCCCGCGAAAATGGTAATGGGTGACGGTAGTCTTACCCCTAACTTTGAAGCTTGCTTACTAGGACTTCAAAAGGGTGAAAAGAAATCGTTCACGTTAGCCGCGAACGATGCCTTCGGTGAGCCTAACCCTAATAATATCCATTACATGGATAGAAGCCGTTTTGGTGCTGACTTGGAAATTCAAGAAGGTGCTATTCTTGCGTTTTCTCAGCCAGATGGCTCAGAAATACCCGGTATTATCAGAAGTGTCGCGGGCGACTCGATAACGGTAGATTTTAACCACCCATTAGCTGGGCAAACGGTTATTTTCGATGTTGAAATTGTCGATGTAAAAGTTGCACCTGCACCTACATCAAAAGGTGATCAGTAA
- the ispH gene encoding 4-hydroxy-3-methylbut-2-enyl diphosphate reductase: MQIHLANPRGFCAGVDRAITIVERALEIFEPPIYVRHEVVHNKFVVDGLRERGAIFVDELHEVPDNCIVIFSAHGVSQAVRKEAENRGLKVFDATCPLVTKVHMEVTRASKTGTECILIGHAGHPEVEGTMGQYSNDEGGIYLVESEADVATLEVKDAKNLYYCSQTTLSVDDTADVIDALRERFPDIQGPRKDDICYATQNRQDAVRDLSQDCQVLLVVGAQNSSNSNRLRELAEKIGAKAYLIADANCIQESWLKDVEHIGVTAGASAPEVLVQGVVDKLKAWGAVSAFERAGREENVEFAVPKELRVKQVS, translated from the coding sequence ATGCAAATTCATCTTGCCAATCCTCGTGGTTTTTGTGCCGGTGTAGACAGAGCCATCACCATTGTAGAAAGAGCACTCGAAATATTTGAGCCGCCAATCTATGTTCGCCATGAAGTCGTTCACAATAAGTTTGTGGTTGATGGTCTACGTGAGCGTGGTGCTATTTTTGTAGATGAATTGCATGAAGTGCCCGACAACTGCATTGTTATTTTTTCTGCCCATGGGGTCTCTCAAGCAGTAAGAAAAGAAGCCGAAAATCGTGGATTAAAGGTATTTGATGCTACTTGCCCATTAGTGACTAAAGTGCATATGGAAGTGACCCGTGCGAGTAAAACAGGCACTGAATGTATTTTGATTGGCCATGCAGGACATCCCGAGGTTGAGGGGACGATGGGGCAGTACAGCAATGATGAGGGTGGAATTTACCTTGTCGAGTCTGAAGCCGATGTAGCGACCCTTGAAGTAAAAGATGCCAAAAATCTCTATTACTGCAGCCAAACGACTTTATCTGTTGATGATACTGCAGATGTTATTGATGCATTGCGTGAACGTTTCCCTGATATTCAAGGACCACGTAAAGACGATATTTGCTATGCCACCCAAAATCGTCAAGACGCCGTGCGGGATCTATCTCAAGATTGCCAAGTACTGTTGGTGGTTGGCGCTCAAAACAGCTCAAATTCGAATCGTTTACGTGAACTAGCCGAAAAAATTGGTGCGAAGGCGTACTTAATTGCTGATGCGAATTGCATTCAGGAAAGTTGGCTTAAAGATGTTGAGCATATTGGAGTAACGGCAGGTGCTTCTGCACCCGAGGTGTTAGTTCAAGGCGTGGTTGATAAGCTTAAAGCATGGGGAGCGGTTTCTGCTTTTGAACGTGCTGGCCGAGAAGAAAATGTTGAATTCGCGGTTCCTAAGGAGCTTAGAGTCAAACAAGTAAGCTAG
- a CDS encoding prepilin-type N-terminal cleavage/methylation domain-containing protein yields the protein MNRTINTSGLDKQQGVGLIEVLVTMFILAIGLLGVAALQFTGSFANKDAISRTQSEFVAAQVAERLRAAARVATVGDGIVVNNQYFNASNYNFNGLTCSGSTHPYKCFCLSRPSGVPNCETATCNELDMAKYDGWALSCAAVQTNPQTTLSLTCTDNNVADVYSCSAGSRLQVILAWPVASAGSQNYTLNTRCNPNDSDSNACVIKDLTL from the coding sequence ATGAATCGAACGATAAACACTAGTGGATTGGATAAGCAACAAGGCGTTGGCCTTATTGAGGTGCTTGTCACTATGTTCATTCTTGCCATTGGTTTACTCGGGGTGGCTGCTCTTCAATTCACAGGATCTTTTGCGAACAAAGATGCGATTAGCCGCACGCAAAGCGAATTTGTTGCGGCTCAAGTTGCAGAGCGCTTACGTGCTGCTGCGCGTGTGGCAACGGTAGGTGATGGCATTGTGGTTAACAACCAATATTTCAATGCAAGCAATTACAACTTCAACGGGCTCACCTGCTCGGGTTCCACCCATCCTTATAAATGTTTTTGTTTGAGTCGTCCTTCTGGAGTGCCCAATTGTGAAACCGCCACCTGCAACGAGCTGGATATGGCTAAATACGATGGCTGGGCATTATCTTGCGCGGCAGTACAAACTAACCCTCAAACCACACTGTCATTAACCTGTACAGATAATAACGTAGCAGATGTTTACAGTTGCAGTGCGGGCTCACGGCTGCAAGTTATTCTAGCGTGGCCGGTAGCATCAGCAGGTAGTCAAAATTACACCTTAAATACGCGTTGCAATCCAAATGACTCAGACAGTAACGCCTGTGTGATTAAGGACTTAACCTTGTGA
- a CDS encoding PilW family protein, with protein MISLALGLVISGAIIQVLVSSSVTNKLNQAVAQVQESGRYITSRLSSEFYEIGRYDTIVASIDNSVDTVAEAGFIENKPIGLAGDFVSNTTLGSTQASSGANDVLVVNLLASTDCTGSKHGYAAGDEFHVVNRYYVSGNEFKCTGYDGRVLRGLKTQSVSPNTVTLLDNVSNFQLQYGVSDVAEDSNGQAITYVTADKLAALRAQNQQVVALRWGILLKSYQNQVQQTSAPTFALLNENQVTLDSSHYYQVFAKTVSLRNVKNFVRSIQ; from the coding sequence ATGATTTCATTGGCCTTAGGGCTGGTGATATCTGGCGCGATAATTCAGGTATTAGTGAGTAGTAGTGTAACGAACAAACTTAATCAAGCGGTGGCACAGGTTCAGGAGTCTGGACGTTATATAACAAGCCGGCTTAGTAGTGAGTTTTACGAAATTGGTCGCTATGACACTATTGTCGCGTCTATCGATAACTCAGTTGATACGGTGGCGGAGGCTGGATTTATTGAGAATAAGCCAATTGGGTTAGCCGGAGACTTCGTCTCAAACACTACGCTCGGAAGCACGCAAGCATCAAGTGGTGCAAATGACGTGTTAGTGGTGAATTTGCTTGCCTCTACAGACTGTACGGGCAGTAAGCATGGTTATGCCGCAGGTGATGAGTTTCATGTGGTTAACCGATACTACGTTAGCGGCAATGAATTTAAATGTACAGGCTACGATGGGCGAGTATTACGGGGCCTAAAAACACAATCCGTTTCACCAAATACTGTGACCTTGCTAGACAATGTAAGTAACTTCCAACTTCAATATGGCGTTAGTGATGTTGCTGAGGATTCTAATGGGCAAGCGATAACCTATGTGACGGCCGATAAGTTGGCTGCGCTACGAGCACAGAATCAACAAGTGGTTGCATTGCGCTGGGGTATCTTACTTAAAAGCTATCAAAATCAAGTTCAGCAAACTTCAGCCCCTACATTTGCATTACTAAACGAGAATCAAGTTACGCTAGATTCGAGCCATTATTATCAGGTTTTTGCTAAAACAGTGTCACTTAGAAATGTGAAAAACTTTGTTAGGAGCATTCAATGA